The Lysinibacillus pakistanensis genome includes a window with the following:
- a CDS encoding SMI1/KNR4 family protein, with amino-acid sequence MVKKHRTAFHAKEWAIDLYEAATLEEIQQVEKELQIVLPKVYKEFLSVSNGMHGNLAQLYSTDGLIEMNKTYEVQRYAPGYVSVGNDNGGYHLLMRAVENAVNFQLVSDGYCVPTENDITDNFLSWLDSDEGDPWRNE; translated from the coding sequence ATGGTTAAAAAGCATAGAACAGCGTTTCATGCCAAGGAATGGGCTATTGATTTGTATGAAGCAGCAACTTTAGAAGAAATCCAGCAGGTTGAGAAAGAGCTACAAATAGTGCTGCCGAAAGTATATAAAGAGTTTTTAAGTGTATCAAACGGAATGCATGGTAATTTAGCTCAGCTATATTCAACAGATGGATTAATTGAAATGAATAAAACGTATGAAGTGCAGAGATATGCACCGGGCTATGTTTCTGTTGGCAATGATAATGGTGGGTATCATCTTTTAATGAGAGCAGTAGAGAATGCTGTTAATTTCCAATTAGTAAGTGATGGATATTGTGTACCCACCGAAAATGATATAACTGATAATTTTCTTTCATGGTTGGATAGTGATGAGGGTGATCCATGGAGAAATGAATAG
- a CDS encoding CAP domain-containing protein, whose protein sequence is MKALFRILMACAAIALIGFMFFNTPRENEPLEGPNANSNIIPKTELKQPEVGAMTRPETGLSTFIGQGVQAVVKQYGEPARKEPSSFGYDWWVYNTSAATFFMVGVQNNIVTQVYIAGEDLDAYPFKVGQKRDEIYRMTIIDYEVAANVDDNIFVFSMSEEDMQTRLLVKFDGLFAQLYIDRETSELQGIRFTNSETLVLHQPYEMTYQGELVIPTPPSSFLQQEINEANAEQLDDLLNVTRVHHNLLPLQVDVTLEEAAKMHSEDMKVQNFIGHESPTNGDLKKRLETQGIEYSEANENLATAYFDAIEAMHGWLNSAEHRKVILNEKYATVGSGVFLNYYTQIFIEPSSQKMDSENIDSEEPVETIDESTQ, encoded by the coding sequence ATGAAAGCTTTATTCCGTATTCTTATGGCATGTGCTGCAATAGCATTAATCGGCTTTATGTTTTTTAATACACCACGTGAAAATGAGCCACTTGAAGGACCGAATGCGAATTCTAATATTATACCAAAAACAGAATTAAAGCAGCCAGAAGTTGGAGCAATGACAAGGCCAGAAACTGGATTATCGACATTCATTGGTCAAGGTGTACAAGCAGTTGTGAAGCAATACGGAGAGCCAGCACGAAAGGAACCATCGTCCTTTGGATATGATTGGTGGGTCTATAATACGAGTGCCGCTACATTTTTTATGGTAGGTGTCCAAAATAATATAGTTACGCAAGTTTACATAGCCGGAGAAGATTTAGACGCCTATCCTTTTAAAGTTGGACAAAAACGTGATGAGATTTATCGAATGACAATTATTGATTATGAAGTAGCGGCAAATGTTGATGATAATATTTTTGTTTTTTCAATGAGTGAAGAGGATATGCAGACTCGTTTACTTGTGAAATTCGATGGACTTTTTGCACAGCTTTATATAGATAGAGAAACTAGTGAGCTACAGGGTATACGCTTCACTAATAGCGAAACACTTGTTCTTCATCAACCATATGAAATGACTTATCAAGGTGAGCTTGTTATACCTACACCTCCGTCTTCTTTTTTACAGCAGGAAATCAATGAAGCAAATGCTGAACAGCTTGACGATTTACTGAATGTAACTAGGGTACATCATAATCTACTTCCACTACAAGTTGATGTAACACTAGAAGAAGCAGCTAAAATGCATAGTGAGGATATGAAAGTTCAAAACTTTATTGGGCATGAATCACCTACAAATGGGGATTTAAAAAAGAGATTAGAAACACAAGGGATTGAATATAGTGAGGCAAATGAGAATCTAGCGACGGCTTATTTTGATGCTATAGAGGCCATGCACGGTTGGCTCAATTCTGCTGAGCATCGAAAAGTTATTTTGAATGAAAAATATGCAACAGTTGGCTCCGGTGTCTTTTTAAATTATTATACACAAATTTTTATTGAGCCTTCCTCACAAAAGATGGATAGTGAAAATATTGACTCAGAAGAACCTGTAGAGACTATCGATGAATCAACACAATAA
- a CDS encoding UDP-N-acetylmuramoyl-L-alanyl-D-glutamate--2,6-diaminopimelate ligase gives MQLAELLKDWPCSVTGGSIRTIVTGVEDYAQAVKPGDIFIVRKGKKTSGSRFVKEALARGAVAIVSEESISLPITDQNIPFVWVPNTALFLSYASAKLAAFPAEALTVIAITGTNGKTTVSHFVSQLLRALHKNVAVIGTVGFFINGQKQQTIYEQLTTLQAKELHPILKQCARNGVTHVVLEASSMGLQQHRLDHCDIDCGVFLNLSEDHLEDHGGLEAYKRAKKRLADLSKKLVLNGDDNFCRSVGIYDKKKSCSFGFDNHNDLHIQIVSESIGKTVLCLQTSSSEHIVEIPFIGKYHVQNAVAALMAIWRLGFSIEEIAEHMWSLRLPEGRLEKIDNAFGIDVYVDYAHTAEALQAVLQTFDRSRTLYLVFSCGGNRDKAKRFAMGAVASKYADIIFLTTDNPRDEDPILINESIIAGFTEQQYYEIYLDRKVAIHKALEKAEKGDIVLVAGKGHEQTQQIKNEKFPFSDQQCVRDYFLNLMPESGVE, from the coding sequence ATGCAATTAGCTGAGCTTTTAAAGGATTGGCCATGTAGTGTGACTGGTGGGTCTATTCGAACTATTGTTACAGGTGTTGAGGACTATGCACAGGCTGTAAAACCAGGAGATATTTTTATAGTAAGAAAGGGCAAGAAAACGTCTGGTAGTCGCTTTGTAAAAGAGGCATTGGCTCGTGGGGCTGTAGCCATTGTTTCAGAGGAAAGTATCTCACTACCAATTACTGATCAAAATATACCTTTTGTTTGGGTTCCAAATACAGCCTTATTTTTATCGTATGCAAGTGCAAAACTTGCGGCCTTTCCAGCAGAAGCATTGACGGTAATAGCCATAACTGGGACAAATGGAAAAACAACAGTGAGTCATTTTGTAAGCCAATTGCTAAGAGCTTTACATAAAAATGTAGCTGTTATTGGTACTGTTGGATTTTTTATAAATGGTCAAAAACAACAAACTATATATGAGCAATTAACGACATTGCAGGCTAAGGAATTGCATCCGATTTTAAAGCAATGTGCGCGAAATGGTGTTACACATGTTGTTTTAGAGGCTTCATCAATGGGTTTACAGCAGCATCGATTAGATCATTGTGATATTGATTGTGGTGTCTTTTTAAATTTATCAGAGGACCATTTAGAGGATCATGGAGGGCTTGAGGCATATAAGCGAGCGAAAAAGAGATTGGCGGATTTATCTAAAAAGCTAGTGTTAAATGGAGATGATAATTTCTGTCGTTCTGTTGGTATTTATGATAAGAAAAAATCCTGCTCATTTGGCTTTGACAATCACAATGACTTACATATCCAAATTGTCAGTGAATCCATTGGCAAAACGGTACTCTGTCTACAAACATCATCAAGTGAGCATATCGTAGAAATTCCCTTCATTGGAAAATATCATGTGCAAAATGCTGTAGCTGCGTTGATGGCTATATGGCGCTTAGGTTTTTCAATTGAGGAGATAGCCGAGCATATGTGGTCATTAAGGCTCCCAGAAGGCAGACTTGAGAAAATCGATAATGCATTTGGCATTGATGTGTATGTGGATTATGCGCATACTGCAGAGGCATTACAGGCTGTTTTACAGACATTTGATCGATCGAGGACACTTTATCTAGTATTTAGCTGTGGAGGAAATCGGGATAAGGCAAAACGTTTTGCGATGGGTGCTGTAGCCAGTAAGTATGCAGATATTATTTTTTTAACAACTGATAATCCACGTGATGAGGATCCAATCCTAATTAATGAAAGTATCATAGCAGGTTTTACGGAACAGCAATATTATGAAATTTATTTAGATCGCAAGGTTGCAATTCATAAGGCATTAGAAAAAGCTGAAAAAGGTGATATTGTCCTTGTTGCCGGAAAAGGGCATGAACAAACTCAACAAATAAAAAATGAAAAATTCCCTTTTTCCGATCAACAATGTGTCCGTGATTATTTTCTAAATCTTATGCCTGAGAGCGGCGTTGAATGA
- a CDS encoding TetR/AcrR family transcriptional regulator: MSAKDKRQRLIDAAYKVFSRKGFNNASIKDIAYEAGITPGLVHYYFKNKEELLFSVQSDIQERYHIQYDGKKESEMNPLDVLFEIKSRVEKDPDWYRWRYELYSLGLKNDPYKQEVANILLNGRESLSNPLKNLNVEAKETDALAGILLACFDGLALQKMFDDEFDLDQTYKLLIDLLENYLKKRKN, encoded by the coding sequence ATGAGTGCTAAGGATAAACGTCAAAGATTGATTGATGCGGCATATAAAGTGTTTAGCAGGAAGGGATTCAATAATGCCTCTATAAAAGATATTGCTTACGAAGCTGGCATTACTCCTGGACTTGTTCATTATTATTTTAAGAATAAGGAAGAGTTATTATTTTCCGTCCAGAGTGATATTCAAGAACGATACCATATTCAATATGATGGCAAAAAAGAGTCGGAAATGAATCCATTGGATGTTTTGTTTGAAATTAAATCAAGAGTAGAAAAAGATCCAGATTGGTATCGTTGGAGATATGAGCTTTATTCTTTAGGATTAAAAAATGATCCATATAAACAAGAAGTAGCAAACATTTTACTAAACGGGAGGGAGAGTCTTTCTAATCCCTTAAAGAACCTAAACGTTGAAGCCAAAGAAACTGATGCCCTTGCCGGTATTTTATTGGCTTGCTTCGATGGACTAGCTCTACAAAAAATGTTCGATGACGAATTTGACCTTGATCAAACGTATAAATTGTTAATTGATTTATTAGAGAACTATTTGAAAAAAAGAAAAAATTAG
- a CDS encoding serine hydrolase: MKKAIFFLGSLLLLLTPFAASAKTEDTKEKITKFMEKSLDMYNIPGTSLAILENGEMIYQNQWGILSDGSNVTADTPFLIGSLSKPITSLAIMMLVEDSKIKLDEPIQSYIPSFTYQTDSSKQITVLHLLEQTSGISELEGLKVTDKDWPKEGAINQAIKELSGVVLSHEPGEVYEYNSANYLLLGAIVENVSNQTFSNFLNTNIFTPLGMENSAADYESAVEKGYIPGFESWFGRPVVSDGFYDHAGAPYGYIASSSNDLGKFLKFMLEGGDLLSEQNLKLLKTPPEEGKTYSYGWHFSKTEHYPFHGGATSDFRAQMFLIPEENIAAVLLTNKYNFIEDAQVSHIMNGIQSILNGKEPDELPVQSYSIQWSILGVTLLLAILTIIHFFRLRRKKVLNKKIPFTIGVISLLLAVGLIPLFVYVIGTPWKSIRFFAPDISLLIYCLVVIFALNGIMTLIITIFKKKIT, translated from the coding sequence ATGAAAAAAGCAATCTTTTTTTTAGGGAGCTTACTACTCCTGCTAACCCCTTTTGCTGCTTCTGCTAAAACGGAAGATACGAAAGAAAAAATAACAAAATTTATGGAAAAATCCTTAGATATGTATAATATTCCTGGCACATCGTTGGCGATATTAGAAAACGGGGAAATGATTTATCAAAATCAATGGGGTATTTTAAGTGATGGGTCAAATGTAACAGCAGACACACCGTTTCTTATTGGTTCTTTAAGCAAACCAATTACATCTCTGGCTATTATGATGTTAGTGGAAGATAGCAAAATAAAGCTGGATGAACCGATACAGTCCTATATTCCATCATTTACATATCAAACAGACAGTTCAAAACAAATTACAGTTTTGCATCTTTTAGAACAAACAAGTGGTATTAGTGAGCTTGAAGGTCTTAAAGTGACGGACAAGGATTGGCCGAAAGAAGGGGCAATCAATCAAGCTATAAAAGAACTTAGTGGTGTAGTGTTATCTCACGAGCCTGGAGAGGTTTATGAATATAACTCTGCTAACTATTTACTCTTAGGGGCAATTGTTGAAAATGTTTCGAATCAAACCTTTTCAAATTTTTTGAATACGAATATTTTTACCCCACTTGGTATGGAAAATTCCGCTGCTGATTATGAAAGTGCGGTAGAAAAAGGATACATACCTGGTTTTGAGTCATGGTTTGGTAGGCCCGTTGTCAGTGATGGATTTTATGATCATGCGGGAGCACCTTATGGCTATATTGCTTCAAGTTCAAATGATTTAGGGAAATTTTTAAAATTTATGCTAGAGGGCGGAGACTTATTATCAGAACAAAACCTTAAGTTATTGAAAACTCCTCCAGAAGAAGGTAAAACATACAGTTACGGTTGGCATTTTTCTAAAACAGAACATTACCCTTTCCACGGTGGGGCAACATCTGATTTTAGAGCGCAAATGTTTTTAATACCTGAAGAAAATATTGCAGCAGTACTTTTAACCAATAAATATAATTTTATAGAAGATGCTCAAGTCTCTCATATAATGAATGGAATTCAATCTATCCTGAACGGAAAAGAACCAGATGAATTGCCTGTACAGAGCTATAGTATTCAATGGAGTATATTGGGGGTTACATTACTCCTTGCTATTTTAACGATAATCCATTTCTTCAGACTTAGAAGAAAGAAGGTTCTAAACAAAAAAATACCGTTTACTATTGGAGTCATTTCGCTCCTTCTAGCTGTGGGATTGATTCCACTATTTGTTTATGTTATTGGTACCCCATGGAAAAGTATTCGTTTCTTCGCACCGGACATATCATTATTAATTTATTGTTTGGTAGTAATATTTGCTCTTAATGGAATTATGACTTTAATCATAACAATTTTTAAAAAGAAAATTACCTAA
- a CDS encoding DUF420 domain-containing protein → MELQILPTLSTSFIVISAVLVAIGWGLIIKRKVEAHKKVMLAAGVAALIFFIIYASRTVFIGNTAFGGGEDLKPYYTFFLIFHIILATTGAVFGIVSIISGLKMNIKLHRRIGPITSIIWFFVAITGVLVYVLLYVLFEPGETTSVIKAILGV, encoded by the coding sequence ATGGAATTGCAAATTTTACCAACTCTAAGTACTTCATTCATCGTGATCAGTGCAGTACTTGTAGCGATTGGCTGGGGCTTAATTATAAAAAGAAAAGTTGAAGCACATAAAAAAGTAATGTTAGCTGCTGGTGTTGCGGCACTTATTTTCTTTATCATTTATGCTTCACGTACAGTATTTATTGGAAATACAGCATTTGGTGGTGGAGAAGATTTAAAACCATATTATACTTTCTTCTTAATTTTCCACATTATTTTAGCGACTACTGGAGCTGTGTTTGGAATTGTGAGCATTATTTCTGGCTTAAAAATGAATATTAAGCTCCACCGTCGTATTGGTCCGATTACAAGTATTATTTGGTTTTTCGTAGCTATTACTGGGGTATTAGTGTACGTTTTACTTTATGTTTTATTTGAACCAGGCGAAACAACTTCTGTTATTAAAGCTATTTTAGGGGTTTAA
- a CDS encoding DUF6138 family protein has translation MKTKQFTENEALWLQLEQELLSKQYKIDTDGYPSKIITLSFLLDAFTLHEVLCHYQQLVLLDEFRQELDFETQRYCLSHFIDEHQSLTYLPLLCYYAVNLSKYGASYSYLTVKELLATIKELDAEAYNSLITVGSGTLPTYKQQMASDLIFCQANDVLATITIKIKEESEEAYRQALAYLNALLEEDFPKSYGIYYEGKSDLVLPIELLPVTSSHHFFTKALSYPSLHTALVEYSYKAMAQYHFYQDVDDEEAAMPSTFAVFGLGLYDKSYGKLVIDYMYECDGDHSLMPEYFAKAYVEKFGLTPETLPVFVCTVLAVQEVPYDAFFEKAMSTDNNLQWFEKFMTTPFIELCPFIPLEQSEHIEEYKDMVVAQLLYTCFGIIHMNDFTSSAFMHIPEPYRTRFELIIKELI, from the coding sequence ATGAAAACTAAACAATTTACCGAAAACGAAGCATTATGGCTACAGCTTGAGCAAGAACTACTTTCTAAACAATATAAAATTGATACAGATGGTTATCCTTCTAAAATCATCACCCTGTCTTTTTTACTAGACGCCTTCACGCTGCATGAAGTGCTCTGCCATTATCAGCAGCTTGTCTTGCTTGATGAATTTCGTCAAGAGCTAGACTTTGAAACACAGCGCTATTGTCTTTCTCACTTTATCGACGAGCATCAATCATTAACTTACTTACCATTGCTATGCTACTACGCAGTGAATTTAAGTAAATACGGCGCAAGCTATTCTTATTTAACAGTCAAAGAGCTGCTGGCAACAATCAAAGAATTAGATGCAGAAGCATATAACTCATTAATCACAGTCGGCTCTGGTACTTTGCCAACATATAAACAGCAAATGGCATCCGACCTAATTTTCTGTCAAGCAAATGATGTACTAGCCACGATTACGATTAAAATTAAAGAAGAGAGCGAAGAAGCTTATCGTCAAGCATTAGCTTACTTAAATGCTTTATTAGAAGAGGATTTCCCTAAAAGCTATGGCATTTATTATGAAGGTAAAAGCGACTTAGTGTTGCCAATCGAGCTTTTACCTGTCACATCATCACATCACTTCTTTACTAAAGCTCTCAGCTATCCTAGCCTACATACTGCGCTAGTTGAATATAGTTATAAGGCGATGGCACAGTATCATTTTTATCAAGATGTTGATGATGAAGAAGCAGCAATGCCAAGTACATTCGCTGTTTTCGGTCTTGGCTTATACGATAAAAGCTATGGCAAGCTCGTAATCGACTATATGTATGAATGCGATGGCGACCATTCGCTAATGCCTGAATACTTTGCAAAAGCCTATGTGGAAAAATTCGGTTTAACGCCTGAAACATTGCCTGTCTTTGTATGTACTGTGCTAGCTGTTCAAGAAGTTCCTTACGATGCATTCTTTGAAAAAGCTATGAGTACAGATAACAATTTGCAATGGTTCGAAAAATTTATGACGACACCATTTATAGAGCTTTGCCCATTTATTCCACTTGAACAAAGTGAACACATTGAAGAATATAAAGATATGGTTGTAGCGCAGCTTTTATATACATGTTTTGGCATCATCCATATGAATGACTTTACTAGCTCAGCATTTATGCATATTCCAGAGCCATATCGCACGCGCTTTGAGCTGATTATTAAAGAGCTTATATAA
- a CDS encoding YwqG family protein → MEKLRTALFDFELGEVAEQILQFAKKSIRASAIPTADDAIQIGQSKIGGNPDVPTDFIWPHTNNNQPLYFLCQLNLTEVKSYDSNNLLPADGLLSFFYDVIGQPWGYDPNDGDGFHVFHFTQAPDSLKRMQQPAVLTEYIDSAALHFRNEWTLPSWASPYSKNLETILTEEQQDAYNDFFYDWVDEEAQEQTTHRIDGHPDTIQGDMYLECQLVTNGLYCGDSTAYNHPLRKELEPHVKDWQLLLQLDSEDDLGYMWGDSGKLYFWIREEDCKNKEFDKVWTILQCY, encoded by the coding sequence ATGGAAAAGTTACGAACAGCATTATTTGATTTTGAGCTTGGAGAGGTGGCAGAACAAATTTTGCAGTTCGCTAAAAAGTCAATTCGTGCTTCGGCAATACCAACAGCAGATGATGCCATTCAAATTGGACAGTCCAAAATCGGTGGCAACCCCGATGTACCGACAGATTTTATATGGCCACATACAAATAATAACCAGCCATTATACTTTCTATGTCAGCTTAATTTAACAGAAGTAAAGTCGTATGATTCCAACAACTTGCTGCCTGCCGATGGACTATTATCCTTTTTCTATGATGTCATTGGACAACCTTGGGGCTATGATCCAAATGATGGCGATGGCTTTCACGTTTTCCACTTCACACAAGCACCTGACAGTTTAAAGCGAATGCAGCAACCCGCAGTTTTAACGGAGTATATTGATAGTGCGGCACTACACTTTAGAAATGAATGGACACTCCCTTCATGGGCATCTCCTTATAGCAAAAATTTAGAAACTATTTTAACAGAGGAACAACAAGATGCCTACAATGATTTTTTTTATGATTGGGTCGATGAAGAAGCACAGGAACAAACGACACATCGTATAGATGGTCATCCTGATACGATTCAAGGGGATATGTATTTAGAATGCCAACTTGTCACAAACGGTTTATATTGTGGGGATTCAACAGCCTACAATCACCCGTTACGCAAGGAGCTTGAACCACACGTAAAGGATTGGCAGCTGCTATTACAGCTTGATTCAGAAGATGACCTAGGCTATATGTGGGGCGATAGCGGCAAACTATATTTCTGGATTCGTGAAGAGGACTGCAAAAACAAAGAATTCGATAAAGTATGGACTATTTTGCAGTGCTATTGA
- the ytvI gene encoding sporulation integral membrane protein YtvI — protein sequence MLQFLKHPFFRHPIIVIALGIALLWFISLSLPILLAYVTAILLEPIIIRISKRFRKKRKIIVSIFFIFFLSITILLCSLIIFIGWKQFSTFIIHIPEYLNQLSALWIQMQSKLSNYTYHLPVDLVIQIQLLISRALTSIEKFALSLTNVNVWSSLLTYIPSRLFDIFVYWIVLYMLLLELPAINRKMLAPFPFHYHQKILFIGQRVKLALFGFMKAQFLVGICIFAIAFGTFFILKTPFPLILALLLVILDVIPFLDSFILLLPWAIYKVFTGDYVFAIALVVLTIVLFLVRRMIEPKVIGNKVGLSSLTTFIAMFIGFKIFGFLGILIGPLLVVVVLSLFNQTSIKNLPPSQ from the coding sequence ATGCTACAATTTTTAAAACACCCCTTTTTTCGCCACCCAATAATTGTTATTGCATTAGGAATAGCACTTCTTTGGTTTATATCGCTATCATTACCAATATTACTTGCCTACGTCACCGCCATATTATTAGAGCCTATCATCATTCGTATTAGCAAACGATTCCGAAAAAAGCGTAAAATTATTGTATCCATTTTTTTTATATTCTTTTTAAGTATAACCATATTATTATGTAGCCTCATAATATTTATAGGCTGGAAACAATTTTCAACATTTATCATTCACATTCCTGAGTATCTCAATCAACTGTCAGCACTATGGATTCAAATGCAATCCAAGCTTTCTAACTATACGTATCATTTACCAGTAGATCTTGTCATCCAAATTCAACTACTCATTTCACGAGCATTAACATCCATTGAAAAATTTGCCCTATCTTTAACAAACGTGAATGTTTGGTCATCACTGCTTACCTACATTCCTTCACGTTTATTTGATATATTTGTTTATTGGATTGTGCTATACATGTTACTTTTAGAGCTGCCAGCCATCAATCGTAAAATGTTAGCACCCTTTCCTTTTCACTATCACCAGAAAATATTATTTATTGGTCAACGAGTGAAACTTGCTTTGTTCGGCTTTATGAAAGCTCAATTTTTAGTTGGTATTTGCATTTTTGCAATAGCCTTTGGAACATTTTTTATACTTAAAACACCATTCCCGCTTATCTTAGCACTTTTGCTTGTGATTTTAGATGTTATTCCTTTTTTAGATTCATTTATATTGCTTCTACCTTGGGCGATTTATAAAGTCTTTACAGGTGACTATGTCTTTGCTATTGCACTAGTGGTGCTAACCATCGTCCTATTTTTGGTTCGACGTATGATTGAACCTAAGGTAATTGGCAATAAAGTTGGCCTTTCCTCTCTTACAACATTTATCGCCATGTTTATCGGCTTTAAAATATTCGGGTTTCTTGGAATTTTAATTGGCCCTTTACTAGTTGTTGTTGTTCTTTCTTTATTTAATCAGACATCCATAAAAAATCTCCCACCTTCTCAATAA
- a CDS encoding YlbF family regulator has product MMMTSDWVIILDEADALCEMILSSEPAKMLQQAYDAVYSDVQLIEAIHTFNRMKEQYEDVQRFGKYHPDYHTIMKSIRQQKRALDLNEKVSALKIAENDFQDLLDEISLLIGKTVSEAVKVPVSNPFFASGSSCAGGCGSGGSCSCSA; this is encoded by the coding sequence ATGATGATGACCTCTGACTGGGTAATCATATTGGATGAGGCCGATGCGCTTTGTGAGATGATCCTTTCCTCTGAGCCTGCGAAAATGCTGCAACAAGCTTATGACGCTGTTTATAGCGATGTTCAGTTAATCGAAGCTATACACACGTTTAATCGCATGAAAGAGCAGTACGAAGATGTACAACGTTTCGGAAAATATCATCCGGACTATCATACAATTATGAAATCGATTCGTCAGCAAAAGCGCGCACTCGATCTAAATGAAAAGGTTTCAGCCTTAAAAATAGCTGAAAATGATTTTCAAGATTTGCTCGACGAGATAAGCCTACTTATAGGAAAAACAGTATCAGAAGCAGTAAAGGTGCCTGTAAGTAATCCTTTCTTCGCATCTGGTTCTTCATGTGCTGGAGGCTGTGGTTCAGGCGGATCTTGTTCGTGCTCTGCATAA
- a CDS encoding PaaI family thioesterase produces MATSSKEQIEELLANILQESTAEDEEVLLHLLSGLRAKQHGVHRRYINAALHMVGKFEPEISEVRIPITPVIHNTIKVPHGGIIATIADAAMGGLASRSVPEGFNVVTTNMNVSYIATTTNTELIARGRFVHKGRQTLVMECDIEDETGRKLAIATGSFFVIQRRSQA; encoded by the coding sequence TTGGCTACATCATCAAAAGAACAAATCGAAGAATTACTAGCAAATATTTTACAAGAAAGCACTGCTGAAGATGAAGAGGTTTTATTGCATTTATTATCAGGGCTTCGTGCAAAACAACACGGGGTACATCGTCGATATATCAATGCTGCCCTGCATATGGTGGGTAAATTTGAGCCAGAAATTAGTGAGGTTCGAATCCCAATTACACCAGTTATCCATAATACGATTAAGGTCCCACATGGAGGAATTATTGCTACAATTGCAGATGCAGCGATGGGAGGATTGGCTTCTCGTTCTGTACCGGAAGGCTTTAATGTGGTCACAACAAATATGAATGTCTCTTATATTGCTACAACTACAAATACAGAGCTAATTGCACGTGGACGCTTTGTACATAAAGGGCGTCAAACACTTGTAATGGAATGTGATATCGAGGATGAAACTGGACGTAAGCTCGCTATTGCAACTGGATCATTTTTTGTCATTCAACGCCGCTCTCAGGCATAA
- a CDS encoding YugN family protein yields MYFENTNLENLTADQELIESIMKKNGLECDGGWDYERMTFDKRFDTREGRYYLRVFAYAISGDVGAHDAILTLMKPALGKYYYPHGVEYGDDEVYPAHLVKKCEEILKKVKLDLDEFAIQTTNKNNIEPVKAR; encoded by the coding sequence ATGTATTTTGAAAATACTAACCTTGAAAATTTAACAGCTGATCAAGAACTTATTGAAAGCATTATGAAAAAAAATGGTTTAGAATGTGATGGCGGCTGGGACTATGAACGTATGACATTTGATAAGCGTTTCGATACTCGTGAAGGCCGTTATTACCTTCGTGTATTCGCATATGCAATTTCTGGTGACGTTGGTGCACACGACGCAATCCTAACGTTAATGAAACCAGCACTTGGTAAATACTATTACCCACATGGTGTTGAATATGGTGACGATGAAGTGTATCCAGCACACCTTGTAAAAAAATGTGAAGAAATCTTAAAAAAGGTTAAATTAGACTTAGATGAATTCGCAATCCAAACGACAAATAAAAACAATATTGAACCTGTTAAAGCACGCTAA